The DNA sequence ACTCTGCTGACTCTGCTCCTGGTGCCTACCTGTGTGGCTACAACCACATTGTATTATGAGATAGGGCTTTCCTTGAGTTTGAGTCCAATTCATTGTTTGCTAGGACACTGAGCAAAGCATGTCGCCTGAGCCCCATGGCTCTCATCTGTAAATAACAGGACTTTAGTCCTGAAGACTGAATATAGGGTATACCCATTTGGTCTATGCTAAGCACCTACAGAAGACTTGTTATATTAGTTACCTTCCTTCTTGCTACAACCAAATACCTAAAAGAAGCACATAAAGGAGGTGTATTTGAGCTCATGGTTTGAAGATACAAGCCACAAGGATCCCTGGCTGCAGGCTTGTGAGAAGGCTAGTCATATTGTATCCAGGTCCGAGACCATGCCAGTTCTCAGTCGACTTCATGCTTCTTCCCTTTGTATTCAGTCTGGACCCCCCTATAGCCTACGGGATGGTACCACACACATCCAGAGTGCGTCTTGCCTTATCAGTTAAGCCCTTCTAAAATACCATAGCAGACACGCCCCAAGTTGACATgcagattagccatcacagttgGTAAGGATCACCTTATTTTTGGTTGGCTAACCTTTTGAAAACAGACTTttgttcctcttcttcccccagcACCTGGCTTGGTGCCTGAGAGATAAGTACTCAGGAAAACAATATTTCAATCAAATTATGATTTATTTTGTAAAAAGTTATTTCTCAAAATGTGTGTCCCACTTATTATTTCCTGAATAACCTAGCTCTGTTCTTAGATATCTGCCAACATGTAACGAAAGAAGACACTAACGGTCTTCTACAGTGGGGCATGCTGCCCATGTGAGGAGGCCCAGGCTCCTCAGGAGTTCCTGCATCTACTGTAATGCTGGTGGATGCTATCAGGACAGGCCAGCAAAAGTGATCCAGCAAGTGGACAtacatattttcttccttccagatTCTCAGAATTTGCACCAGGTATACCCCAGAGCAAGACACCATGACCTTCTCTGATGGCCTTACTCTGAATCGAACCCAGATGCACAATGCTGGCTTCGGTCCTCTGACTGACCTTGTGTTCACCTTTGCCAACCAGCTCCTGCCTTTGGAAATGGATGACACAGAAACAGGCCTTCTCAGTGCCATCTGCTTAATCTGTGGAGGTACTGTTCATGAGTCCCCGCACAGAGCAAGTCGCAGGACAGCATGCGGCTCCACTGGGGTTCTTCTGCATGGAGAAAGGCAGTGGATAAAACCTCATGGAAGGAAgagttttactttcttttgttgTAAATTAAGTAGTGGTATTTGAGCTCCTTCTGCTCTGAAAGAACTGCCAAAATCCAGTTGTCCAGTTTCTCTTGTGGGAAACAGGTACATTTGTAAAGGCAGGATCGTGCTGCTATATGCCTAAGGACATTTTAGCGATGACCCAAATGACTTGCATGTTATTTCTTAATATAGCTAGAATGATTCAAATCACTGCCTGGGATCCCTCCCCATGCCCGTGTGCGCCTGGTGAGCTGGAGTGAAGTATGGCCCCTTCTTTGTAGTGACCCCTGCTGGCTAACCAGAAGTCAACATTAGTTCAAAAGTAATGGCTGTAACTAAGGGGCAGGCTTATCTCTCTGGCTTTCACAGCCAGCCTGCCCAAGGTGCTTTTGTTCAGTTCAATACTGACACCATCTGGTCATGAAAGATAATTCTTGCCTCCGGACCCGAGCAGTGGGCATCAAATGTGCTTACTAAGGAACAACTATCTTCAAGTATCACTGCTTAACGCAATTGCATTTATTtggaggaatgggaaacaagagaGGGGATGGCCAGCAGCTCTTCAGCCTCGGGACACTAAACACTGAATACTTTCTCCTGCTATCCAGACCGCCAGGACCTTGAGGAACCGACAAAAGTAGACAAGCTCCAAGAACCGCTGCTGGAAGCACTAAAGATTTACATTAGAAAACGGCGGCCCAGCAAGCCCCACATGTTTCCAAAGATCTTAATGAAAATCACAGATCTCCGCAGCATCAGCGCTAAAGGTATGTCTTCAAGGATGGAGAGGAGGGCAAGCCGTGCcagcttttgctttttaaaacctgTGTTTTAATCTTAGGAGTCTCATAACTGTGTAAGTTGGAACGTGTATCTCACAGAAATCCAAAGGCATTAAGCATTGTctgagcatgcatgtgtacacagttAAGAGTTCCTCAGGTTTCCTTAGGAAGACGTTTTGACACTGTCTCTGGCATGAGATTAACAGAAGCAGAAAACAGATGCCACTACCCAGTGATATTAAGAGATTATTCAGTTTTCAAATGGGATGGCAAGTTAGAAAAGCAACTCTTCCAGatagtgtatttttttaattattgttggGGCTTGCATGCATGCCCTTGGGGGTTAAAGGACAATTATATGGagtcccttctctctttccatctcaaTGTGCATTCAGGAGCACCAACTCAAGTCAACCAGCTTGCACAGCACGCCCTTGGCCCTCTAAGCCATTTCACCACCATCCCCTTTTTCAGAGTGCGTATTTAATTTTTTACAGTCTATACATTTCATCCCAGCTTCCAGATATCTCAGGTTTCTATACacttagcttgttttgtttttttggtttttttcctttgcatcCTAACCTCTAGAAAAACATGAGTAAGACTTGGGGTCACTGCAGCCACAGCTCTGGTGTAGGCAAGTTAACTCCTGCAATTCTGAGTAAAGGAATTCTTGCCTGGCTGAGAGATATAAATATTCTCACCTCATGATTCTCACTCTATGTGGCAACTCAGGCAATTATAGGAATGCCTAGAGCCATCTCAGAGCTGAGCGCAGAGGGCTTTTCTATGTAGATGACTCAGCAACTGTTCCTTGTGCCAACTCTGCTATTACCTGTCATGTCCTCCCCATTAGCAGACTCCACATGAGGATCTTGGCAAGCCAAGACACAAACGCTACATTTCAGAAGGTGCTTAAATGCACAGTGAACTTGTTTGACAAGAAatctcagtttgtttgttttttttcagtgagACGTTCTAAGTTCATCCCAGCATGGGATTAAGAGAAGCAAAAAGAGACCAATGCTTGAGTACATGTTAATATCACTCTCCATGGATAGCTATGCCAGTGACCTGAGGACTAACAGCCATGTATAGAAATGTCCTAAGTCCTATATTAGCAGAGTCCAGCAAAACcctggccacatggttctgaaGCAGTTTTCCTGTTATTTATAGATTTCCATCTAACCAGCTGCATGTAGGGGCTGTGGGATCTGTGATTGCAGAAAACCACTACATGTTGTGATTCTGGCCCACCCTTCCATTGTGGAAACTGCCCATCCCTTCACCTATATTCTTCTGATCTTCCATCAGGAACTTCTCTTTGTAAATTATATTTACTCAATCTGACTGAAGCACTGCAACTATCAAATTTGTACAGTACACTTTTCCACTGCTTTTCCTCAAAGTGAAAACCTAACAAAGCTAGCCTCTGGAGTACCCAGTCAGTACATACTCCATATTCAAAGGGAGTGGCAGATCAGCCTCTGCCTGAGAACCAATCTAACTGGGATCTCAAAGCACACCTGACACTGACATTCTAGTGGCCGATACTCCCACTGTAAACAGTCTTATGTTCTCACTTCTAATAAATGGGTTCTTTTCAACAAAGACACAGGTCACTTGATGCCTGTATTTCACAACTCTTTCACACAGCTGAGGGTGAAGGTTGGTCCCTTCGTATCTAGCTCGTATCTAACAAGCTTTCTATTATCTCTCGAAAAAGGTGCAGAACGTGTAATTACCTTGAAAATGGAAATTCCTGGATCAATGCCACCTCTCATTCAGGAAATGCTGGAGAATTCTGAAGGACATGAACCCTTGACCCCAAGTTCAAGTGGGAACCCAGCAGAGCACAGTCCCAGTGTCTCACCCAGCTCAGTGGAGAATAGTGGCGTCAGTCAGTCACCACTGCTGCAGTGAGGCACTTCCAGCTGCTGCAGACATTCCAGGACCTTCAGTTCCGGAGTGAAAATgcaaggaaaacatttttactgCTGCTTAGTTTTTGGACTGAAATATGTTAAACTCAAAAAGGACCAAGAAGTTTTcatatgtatcaatatatattCCTTACTGTGTAACTTGCCTAGAAATACAAACTTTTCCAATTCTGAAATTCAGCCATTTCATGCCACCAGAAACTAGTTAAGAGCTTCTATTTTCCTCTCTGAACAGTCAAGATGCATGGCAAAGACCCAGCTGAGATGATTTAGCCCTGGTTAAGTTTCTGAAGACTTTGTACATACAGAAGTATGGCTCTGTTCTTTCTATCCTGTATGTTGGTGCTTTCTTTTGTCTTGCGTACTCAATAACAAGACACCAAGGTTATGGAGCAGACTACTGTACATCACCGTGCGTCTTGCTTTCATGAATAACAAGGCTCACGGTAAGGAACCAGGACCTTTGTACAGTACAGGATAAGACTAAAGACACTCTGGTTTAAGTAATGTGGAAGCTTCTCCTTGCTTTTCGATGCTCTCAAGCTGCATCCTTTCTTTTATGTTGCCCAGATAGAGTATACCACTTCACTGCACTAGCAGAAGAGAATTCTGTATCAGTGTAACTGCCAGTTCAGTTAATCTAATGTCATTTGTTCAATTGTTAATGTCACTTTAAATTAAAAGTGGTTTATTCCTTAATGACACAACTACCGATGAAAAAAGATGCATTTTTACAGTCATGATAGCCTCCAAGGCAAAAACACTGTTCAGTGTTAGTAAGTTTGTTTACCTGTTCACAAGCCATTGGAGAGATATCCCAGGATAATCAGCAGGCTAGTCTATCTGGATTCTAGTAGCCCAGTATCCTCCCTGACTCGTGCCTGATCCTGGGATGTCCCCATCTTGACTCTTGAAGGTATGGGCAAGTGGCCTCCTCTGGCCTTGTTCAATCACTAGGACGCAGAGTGACAGCTGTGGTAGCGTGGTTGACAGACTCAAGTGTCAGGTTCTGAGTTCTCATGTAAGCACTagtggaattttttgtttttgatatattAGCAAAAGTCTGTGATGTACCTTCACTGGCTCTGTTTGTACATTGAGATGGTTTAACAGTGCTTTCTATGTTCATATACTGTTTACCTTTTTCCATGGAGTCTCCTggcaaagaataaatatatttattttaaaggtgtGTGGAACTTTTACTATGTTTCACCTTCAGTAAAGAGACTGAGaacacagttccatttttaatgtttaaatttcatttcaaaaagCAGGTCTGTAGTCTGCAATCATGACAATTAAAATCTGTGCTAATGCACGGTAATCTATAACAATTCTACAAGCCAATCAGACAACACATGACATTTCAATGAGTAAAAAAGAGCATAAAACTGTATGTGTAAGAACAAAATGTTAAAAGGCCTACCACAATAATAAAAAACCATCAATTACATCATCACATTAAAATAAGCCAGATGTACAAAATTCTgagacagaaaagacaaaagacaacacaagatatttttgaaaaatgttcGTGCTCTTTGGGCACTTAATTAAACATTGCAAAATCAACATCTTCTTCTTCATCAGACTCTGCAAAATATTTGACTTCTTTCCTAGCCCGACCAGTCCGTGGCAGAGCAGGTGGTTCAGAAGTGAAGTCTGAGGGGAAGATGTCTACATCTGAATCCTGATCAAAAGATGTTTTCTTCGGTTTCTAGACAATcgcccccaaaaaacaaaagtttaaaaatcccAAAGTTAAGGAAAGCCTATTGTTAAGAACTATTATTccttatatttacatttatggCATATTGACAATaatcatacttttaaaattagaatcGACATGCTAACTTAAGCCTAAAATGAATTATGGATGAAAGAAACCAGATTAGATATAGTAAGTAATTAGCTACTTTGGGCTCTTGTGTTTACCAAGACATAGCCTCATCAATGCAACATCACTATTCTGAAATTATTTCTTACTCAACAAGTATATACAATGTCCATATTAGAAATTATTCAAGTTGCCCTATTTTCAAGAACATATTCAGAATTCATGTGAGCAGAACAAGGCTATATATGCACAGTATGTAGAACACACTATCACAAGtgttgataaaatatttaaaaagtcacAGAATAGACAAGAGGTAGAAAAGGGAATTGATGGGAAAGAACAATTTATAAAGCTGTAACCATCCATATGTATACTTTTAAGTTTTAATAGGAAGAGAAAATAAGTGGCAAGGGGGATGTACCTAAGGCCACTTATtcactcaaaaaacaaagagtttCTAAAGGGTCAGATTAATTAGGAACATTAGGCACAGTCAAACAAACTCAATTTTTAGAAATCAAGTTAATCCAAGTTTTAAGAATATTCCAATATTCAAGTAGCACACAACTACAATAGTTCAATAGATAAAACAGGAGATCCTAAGGGAAGTTGATGATGCTCTCATCAGTGTGAGAGCACTTTTAAGTGCTCTTGCAGACATTACGGCAGGGAGTGAGCACATGCAGTGCAGACCCTGAGCCATGCTGAGGCGCTCTTGCTTACCTTGCTGGCTGTTTTAGCCGGTTTCCTCCCAGGGTTATAATCACCTTCATTTTCTGAGCCtgatgctttccttttctttgcccCTCGGCCTTTACcttaaaatacatgaaaagagTTTTCCTCCCAAAGGTCAACGCAACGTAAGATAGATTCCCAAgccttaaaattatttctatacCCAATAGTAGAGCCTGCAATTCTACCCTCTTGCTATAAATGACATCTTTGACGGCACCATTTTAATTCTGGAATATACATGACTgaagagtattttaaaaatacacttgaAACAAGTGAGAAATacaggaaatatatttttaaaaaatacatttaaaacaagtaaaaaatcCTGGAAATAAGGTTCAATACTAAGCCCTGATAAAAAGACTAGCATTTTGCTAATAGGACTCTTGAACCTAGGAACAAAACTTCTTACAAGAGTGCTTAAGTTACCTGTCACAGCTGATAAACTTACCAAGGTTTCAAaccacacacacctatatattgacctccacaggctccatGATAGTTTTCTTAGCTTTCCTCCTATTCTATTTCTCTGGCCTACataaagaccctgcctcaaatataCCAAACAAAGGAAGTGAGAGACAGAGGTGGGAGAAACTCAAGAGAGTTCATTGTAGCATCTTTTAAGCTTATTTTCGGTATATTACTTAGTCTTGCCAGTGTTCTAACTGATGAGTAATGTTCTAAACTGCTCTGTGTCCTTCACTCCAGTGCAGCACGGCTGCACAGTGCTAGTTACTGGCACGTGACCCAGTTTCAGATAAACTAGGTACCCCGTCACTAAACTCTAAAATAGAGCTGAAGAAACTAAACCCTTTCCTTACAGCACTGTTTAAGAGTTACACAAAGACAGCCCTCACCTTTTGGTGTTGGAGTCTTCTTTGGAATGCCAAATTCAGAATCTGAGTCAGAGTTTACAGTCTCTACGACTTTCTTCTGTTTAGGTGCTCTCTTGGCCTTAGGGGCTGTATCTGAAGGTGGTTTACCTATTAAGCAAACATCCTTTTAGTTGGTCAATGTAATATACTTACCAACAAACCAAGCTGAAATGAGTTCTGTAAcagtgaatttctttttaaattactgattaaaaaaagaaaaaaagaaaagaaaaagaaatggtttcTCTCTGCTTGGTGCCAGTATAAAGGCAAATATCCTCCCATGATGACAAAATGAGTATTATTCAATTAggcataatttaatttttaggtAATTCAATTGAGATATTTTAAGCAAGGGGCATTAAAAGGAATTAAACAgtatcttttaaatatatattcatgacCAAAAAAGTATCTTTGACACACTAATTATAACCACACACTAAATTCTAGTTTATAAAAATGATTTAGTGGGGGAAAACATTTTTATGGGGGTCTTCAAATAGAACAAATACAAAGCAACTCATTTTCCTCCAATAGTTGAAATCCAGACTTGGCATTTTTATGtggaaagaaacatgaaaattctAGATCAGTAGATGCAAGCCCTCACTTTGccatattatgttttaaaaacaaacttctgttttcttttcatcttcaGTTCCATGTAATCACTTTTAACTTGTGTAATAAAAATGAGTGTGGAAAACAAATATATTGGATAGACTGAAATGAACTGCAGACTGTTCTATTAAAAACTGAAAAGTGTTGCTGACTTGATGGGAAAACAGAACTGAGTCTCAAGCTGAGATACTCAACATAATGCCCCTCACTGGCTAATAGGAGGAGGAACTGTATATGGTAGGGGTGGCCAAAGGCTATGGCTTTTACTCTCTTTGTATCCTCATAACTAACTCTACCTCAGGAACCCAAAGGCGGCTCCTAGTACGAATACACATTCATTACAACAAGGCAATAGGGACCACAGCTAGTGTTTTCAAGCTTCCGGAAGTTATATGGCACTTTCCAACCCTCCACCAAATTAGGCCAGACATCTAAATATTATAGGATGCCTTTTGTTGCAAAATATTGGAACTACAGAATGTAATGTGAATAGAAATCCATGTGACTCGGGGTTAACATAAATAATTCTAAATGTCCTTCTCTTGAGATACTATCTGTAAATTGTCTTTTAGGaaagaggtagagaaagaagATCTTGCCAAGGTCTTTGAAGGCAGTTTCCTAGTTCAGCTAACACAAGGCCCATCCAGCTAGTAGAGAAACAGCTAAATGGGTTAGGTGGGAGATAGTCTGGTCTTTTAGTTAATGTTAAACTAACTCATTAGCTTAATGAAGGAAACAGGGTGACAGATTTCAAGAAGGGATACAAGTCCTACAGTATTTTATAAGATTCTCACATAAAGgctaaaagaaaaagatgttttaaaacattttaaaaatttttgattgCTTAAAAACATTGAcacatctgtttttctttatgtgctccatatgcatgcagtgtccacatgaccagaagagggcaccagatccaaagaactagaattacaagtggttgtgggTCCCCTGATAAGcacgctgggaactgaactcaggtcctctgcaagaacagcaagtgttcttaaccccctgagccatctctccagccccaaaaatgatgttttgaaagaaaatcagAGTCTGTCGCAGTTTGAGTTCTCCAGAAGCGGAACCTGACTGACCCCAGGGTATGGGGTCAAGTGTAAATATTTACCCAGTAGGTGATGAAAGAGAGTATAGAATTGAGACAATGAAGAGCAGCTAGTCATAGTCATATCAAGCCAGTCATTACTATTGGAGCTTAATTTATCTTCGTGGGGAACTTAGAGAGCCAATACAACAACCCCAGACTCGGAATATGAGAGAGGCAAGGACACTGAGCTATTTCTACATCAGCTTTCCTCAATCACTGATGGAGGGTAGCTGGGGGCGGAGTTAATAGTCCAGCACAACTGCAAAGTCATCAGATAAAGAAATGTAGACATGGGCCAACATATCCTGAAGAAGTGAGAAGAACCTGTTATGGGCAGTCACTAGAATGCTAGCTAGACACGCTTCTCTGAGCAGTCTCATAGCAGTTCTAGTGAATTCAGATAAAACACGGACTTTCAAGATTGTCAGGATTGTTATGCTACACTCAACACACATGTGTTTCTATGGTGTATActacagattttattttcttttagggaACAGTCCATGTGATTTAATATCTCAACTAgatgtgtatttttaaagtagGTATTATTTTCAAAGGCAAAGCACTAATACTGACTTCAAAGAGACTGAGATACATGATTTGCATATTATACAACATTAATGAATCAACTCAGCATTTCATGAACAATCTAAGGCTATGGTGGTGAGAAAAAACTTTGATTCAGAAAATTGTATTGACCAATCCTCCATGTAGGGAGTGGAAAGAAGCAGAACTATCAAATTATAGAATCAAGATAAAATATGTATTCTCTACCCAATCTAACAAAGAGCTTTATAGGAAAACTATCCTTgttataattatttattcttgagaatttcacatatttATACAATGAAACATGATAATATCCATCCTATGTACCATCTCCAATTTCTATCATATTCATCTCAGCATGTCCTTCTtccaatttcattttcttgtaaCCCATGAAATCCAATTAGTGCCCATCCTACCAGTAGGAATACCCTAAAAGAAAGATCCCCTCCCATGAGGTTATCAACTGCCAAGAGCTCTATAGTAAGGGGTAGGGCCTACAGAGTTCCCAAAGTATCAATTTAAATATCATGGGATTATTTTATAATGACAAAAGCTTTATGAAATCATCCCCACACCCCACCTCCCTTTCTTTGACTggtatgcctctgcctcccaaatgctgggattaaaagaatgtACCACCACTGACTGCCTGGCTAAACTGCAATCTTAACATGTTTTACTTCATATACAGAATATGGACTTAAACACTTGAAAGTGGATGGAGGGGactatatttgtaaaatatattttagcaaTCCCTTcatattattagaaaacaaagaggatTCTCTTAATATTGTAATAGTAAATTTCATAGTGAAGTACTCATGCAAATCATTTCAAATTATATTGAATTCCCTTTTACATCAGTCACCTCTACACAGCTTATGTAATAACACAAGCAGGTATAAAGTACGTACCCTTTTTAGCAGCGACTGTTTTACTTGGAACTTTATCTGTTTGCTTCAGACCAAATGATGGTGCAAAAACAGAAGCAGTATCTTCTTCATTACTGTCAAATTTAGCTGAATCTAAAAATTTCAAAGCTTTTTTTTAGTAAAGAGACTCTATAAGGACCTCTGAGTAAACTGATTCTTTGATGACTTCTCTTTAGCTAATAAATTGatcttgtttctattttgatCATATAATCCACAATATACAAAcagctgaaaatagaaaatataccAATGTTATACCTCAAAAATGTTAACTCTGTTGTGAAACAATATACAAATGCACATGGCAATGAAAATTAATAATATCaaaagttaaatatttaaaaaataactgttCAAAAGTATATACTAGTGATTTGTTTTCAGATGAAGAGGCGCCACTGTGATCATTTTAGTATCTACACAAACAGTTAATCCCTCTAGAAAACTAGTGCTAATGCCCAAATCtaaaagagcagtaagcactAATGTTTTTAATCAACAAATCATTGAAGACtaattttaaagttaaacttaccttcattttacttttatgagggaggagacagggtcttgcaatGTAGCCCATATTGGCTtcaaacttacaatcctcctgcctcaatctcccaagtgctaggattataggcatgtgccaccatgcccagcttcagctTATTTTTGTTCACAAATTAGTTTAATTTAGCAATCAACTCTTCCCTCCCTCAAACCATAGcaagaatattttaaatggcCTCTGGGacttgatacttttttttttttttttttttttggtttttcgagacagggtttctgtgtagctttgtgcctttttcctggaactcacttggtagcccaggctggcctcgaactcacagagatccgcctggctctgcctcccgagtgctgggattaaaggcgtgcgccaccaccgcccggcgggactTGATACTTTTACATGACTATTTTGACAAGCTGTGTCAACAATGAATGTTTATACTTAAAGAAAATATACCAAATCTAGGTGTGTCTGtaggaatatatttaaaaatccagaacaagggcttgggagatggctcagccattaatgCCCACAGAAAGCAAAGGGAGCATATTGTCCTGCCTGAGATCCTAGACCAcaacaggcagagaaaggaaattcCTCCTACACCAAAAACTAAGCAGCCATGCAAACTGAAATGGCCAATTTCAAGCTTAAGAAGAGACTTGCTTCAATATATAAAGTGGAGAACATCAAAGACGACAGATGtcatcaaccttgggcctccacatgcacacatgtgcacaccctcacacacaccgTACACATAATATGTCAATGACATAAAGATAGCCAATCAAttaagtgaccttaaaaattctacacactcacacaaaaaaatGCACTAAAAAGACATACCCTTGTTATATTTTCTCCTACGAAAATTTTGTTCTCTCAGCTATAAGAATTTGGTATGACAAATCTGCACCTATCCAGTACCTTTACAGATGTAAATAGATTCACATCAccataa is a window from the Peromyscus eremicus chromosome 9, PerEre_H2_v1, whole genome shotgun sequence genome containing:
- the Rarb gene encoding retinoic acid receptor beta isoform X2, encoding MLNEEFPVLWSPQLLSCDPSPMLCKVSPGFFRRSIQKNMIYTCHRDKNCVINKVTRNRCQYCRLQKCFEVGMSKESVRNDRNKKKKEPSKQECTESYEMTAELDDLTEKIRKAHQETFPSLCQLGKYTTNSSADHRVRLDLGLWDKFSELATKCIIKIVEFAKRLPGFTSLTIADQITLLKAACLDILILRICTRYTPEQDTMTFSDGLTLNRTQMHNAGFGPLTDLVFTFANQLLPLEMDDTETGLLSAICLICGDRQDLEEPTKVDKLQEPLLEALKIYIRKRRPSKPHMFPKILMKITDLRSISAKGAERVITLKMEIPGSMPPLIQEMLENSEGHEPLTPSSSGNPAEHSPSVSPSSVENSGVSQSPLLQ
- the Rarb gene encoding retinoic acid receptor beta isoform X3 — protein: MIYTCHRDKNCVINKVTRNRCQYCRLQKCFEVGMSKESVRNDRNKKKKEPSKQECTESYEMTAELDDLTEKIRKAHQETFPSLCQLGKYTTNSSADHRVRLDLGLWDKFSELATKCIIKIVEFAKRLPGFTSLTIADQITLLKAACLDILILRICTRYTPEQDTMTFSDGLTLNRTQMHNAGFGPLTDLVFTFANQLLPLEMDDTETGLLSAICLICGDRQDLEEPTKVDKLQEPLLEALKIYIRKRRPSKPHMFPKILMKITDLRSISAKGAERVITLKMEIPGSMPPLIQEMLENSEGHEPLTPSSSGNPAEHSPSVSPSSVENSGVSQSPLLQ